The nucleotide window GCCAGGCTTGCGAGCAAAGACATAAACCGGCCCGCCAAACAACCCTTGCAGACGAAAGCGGCCTGTCGCGTCGGTCAGCATGTTCGCCGGTTGCAGTCCGTCGCCGGAGTTGAACACGGTGACGCCGTCGACCGGTTTGCCGGACGAATCGACGATGCTGCCCGCGACAAAACCGTCGTTGCGCCGCAAAACGATCGCGCCCACGTCGATCGTTTCGCCCGCCTTGCCAACCAGCCGTTTCGACTCGGCGCGTCCGTAGCCGTCGACCATGACCGACGCCTGGTAGGAATCGCGAGGCCAGAGCGGACCTGAAACGAAATGACCGTTGTCGTCGGTGAACACCGCTTCCACAAACACCGTCGTGGAGAGACCTCGCATCGAGATGCGTTGGCTTTCGTAGGCGCGGTTCGCGCTCAGGCCCACCCTGACGTGCGTCAGGGGGCTGCCGGATTCGTCGAGCACGCGGCCGACCAGGCGGCAGACATCGGCCTCGCCGACCACCAATCGTATCGGTCCGAGAAGCTGCTCTGGCGCCAGCAATACGAAGCCGTCCGTTACCGCCGTCGCCGAACGGGCACGCAACGGCAAGTTGTCTGCCGGATCGACATCTTGCAAGACGAAGGCGCCCGAAGCGTCGGCATGCGCTATCGTCGGCGGATCGTAGCGAAAGCCACGCCGCGGCACGATCAGGTGCAACTCCGCGTCGGGTACAGGCTTCCGGTTCTCGTCAACGACCACTCCGCGGACCTCGACCGCCCGCTCGATTTCGACGATCGGCTCAATGTCATGTTCCGCATCGATGGGTTCGGGCGGATCGTCTCCGCGCGCCGGCAGAAAACCTGGCGGCGTCAACCACGGCTCGATTAGCAGCTTGCCCGGCCGCACATAGGCGGCGAAACGGCCGTTCTCATCGGTCGTCTCGTCCGCACCGTATGGCCGGCGAACGCTGGACTCGACGGTGTTGAATCTCAAGGTCACGCCTTTCACCGGCTTTTTGTCGCGATTGTCGACGGCGATCCCGCGCACGGCGACCGCGCGCTTCAATGGGAGCTTCACGTCAGCGACGCGGCCCCCGGCGGGCACCGTGATCGGCGCCGTCGGTTCGCCGTAGACGGGGCTTTGCCCGTACTGTTGCAGGCTGACGACGTAAACTCCGGGCGGCACATCGCGGAACTCGAACCGCCCTTCGTCCGTGACCGCCGCCGACGTGTAGTAATAAAGCCGGAACGGTTCCTCTTCATCGCGCGGCTCGTTCTGACGACGCAAATCGAGAGTCAGCTTTTCCGGCCGATCGACTCCTTCGGGCAGCTCGATGGAACCGGCGATGCCGCCCGCCCGTTCAAGCCGAAGAGAGACGTTCTTGTCAAGATCCCATCGCACTTTGGGATTGCCATACCCGGCCGCAACAATGGTCGCGGTCAGGCTGCCGTCGACCGGAACGTTTGGCAGCGTGAAAGCGCCGTCGGCGGCGGTCTTGGTCTGCCATTCACGTGCCAGATCGGCCGCGAGCGATATGCTGTCGAAGCCACGGTCGCGAATACTTAGCGCACTAAGCCTATGTGGGCGAACGGTTGCGCCGGCGATCGGCTTACCCGACGGACCGAGCAGCTCGCCGTGAAAGTCGGCCACTTCGTGCAGCTTCAGCCTGGCGTTCTTGGCGTTCGGGGTCCGTAAATTGTCGGCCCAGCCGAGCCGGCGCCGCTCGTCGCGTGCCATCAGACCGGGAAGTTGTTCGCCACGGGCGGGCTTGAAGAGTTCGTCGGCCGTGAATTGCCGAAACGCGAACCGCCCGTTCTGGTCGGTGGTCGCTTCGGCCCGACGCTGAAGGACTTCGTCGTCCCATTGTCCGCCCAGCAGCCAGACCGTGGCGCCGGCCACCGGCTGGTCCGCGGCATCCATCACAACTCCGGAAATGACGGCGTCGCCATCGTCGGCCTGCACGGCCGAGAGCGCGGCAAGCCCCACCACCGCTTGCCACGAGGCGTTCAGCACGTAGAGCCACGAAATTGCGGCCGCACGGTTCAGTGAGCTGATGAGGGGAATCATGGCGGTTTCCTGCGGAGTTGTTGTGGGAGCATTCCAACCGGCCAGCCTGGCGACGGTGGGCCAAGCGGGATCAGTTTGGTGCAGGACCGGCGGTGGCACTCGTGGAAGAGGGCGTCTGGTCTTGAAAGAACGTCACGAGGACGACAAGCCTGGATTCGGGATGGGAAACCATCCATTTGAAACGGCCCTCCAGTTCACCGATTCCGGAGTACTGGCCATTGGGGCGGTCGGGATGCGAATCCCAAGCATTGCGCGAATACCACCGCTGTACCGGATAGCCCGCCGCGGTCACGCTGTAGACACCAAGATCAGACGGCGGCGCCTCGCTGCCAACTCTGCGGAGAAGAAGTTGGTAAGCCGGGGCAGCGCCATTCTCTTGATTGATGGGAACGAGTTCGAGGGCTGCCGCGCCGCGCGTCACTTCCTCGACCGCTTTGGCAGATTCCGACGCGCAACGCAAGAGGTCGTCAACCGCACGGGGAGCGTTGGCCTTTGCCTGGCGGACAGATTCTCGGAGCAGGTTTGAATAATCTGCCGTTGGCGTACTCATTAAGAAATCTCCCAAAGTACAAGGAGGCCCAGCCTTAGCCGGATCGTAATGCGCGAAGTTGTGGAGGTTCCACCAAGCGAACGTTAAGAACTGGGAGTGACCATTCATCTACGCGTTCCATCAACGGCGGCGGTGTCAGGCGACCCCGCCACGGCAAACAGTGAGCATCATAATGGCTTGGCTTTCCTTTGCAGTCAACGTGTGGCGGACCGCGTGAAGTCTAACGCGCTTTGCGCGCCAAATCAGCGCGGCGGATAGACGCCGAAGGGAATCTCGGCGTAAGGGTCTTTGAGCGAGCGCGGGTTGTCCCAGTAACCGGCGGCCGACCAGATGCGCCGGCCGTCGAGTTCCACCTCCAACGGGCCGGAACACATCCGCGCCAGCGTGTAACGCCACTCGGCGGCCGATGCGGCGTCGCTCCGGTGCGCCTCGATCACGAGCAAGAAGTCGGGATCGGTCGCCTCCACGAACGCGAAGACGGCGCCGTCCAACACGCCGTCGGCCGGGGCGGAAAAACGATGGACCGGTTGGATCCCCGGACCGTTCGATGGGGCTGGCGCGGGCCGCCATTCACGAGCCTAGCCGAGGCCACACCGCCGCGTCAACCGAATCGTAAGGTGGGGCACAAAAAAATGATTAACTGATTATTGACAATAATCTGCGTACAGGTACACTTATGAACTAATGGCAACTCACGATGGTCGGAGTTGCAGTTTTGAAGTCCACTATTTCACAAAGGAGAAACGCCATGCACGACGAAATCACGCCCAGGGAGAACCCCTTGTCGGACCGCGAAGAGAGGCTGGCGCAGTTGGCCGAGCTGGCCAATCAGGCGCACGACCAAATGGTCGCCTGCGCGCGACAGGCGGTCGCCCACGCCTTGGCGGCCGGCAAAGCGCTGCTGGAAGCCAAGGACCTCTGCGACAAAGGCGCCTGGACCAAGTGGCTGGCCGACCACTTCAGAGGTTCGAAGAGAACGGCCCGCGGTTATATGCGGTTGGCAACCCACTGGGACCAGGTGGGGGGTGACCGGCAATCCGTTGCCGGTCTCAACTACACGGAGGCCACACGGCTCATCACCGGTCTGGCGTGCTCCGATGGCCGGGCCAACGGTCCCACACGGTCGGCTGCCGAGAAGCGAGCGGCCGCCGTCGCCCGGCCGCAGACCGAGCTCTCGCGTTTGACCCAGAGCGACCAAAACGCGGGCGAATCGTCGTTGCCGGTGCCGGCCAGCGGCCGGCAATTCGCCCTGCTGGTGCATTTGCTGCGGCAGGTCGTCGCGGAGCTGCGACGGCTGGCGCAGTCGAGTCACGACGGCTCGTACGCGCGACACCTGCTGAAGAATTTGGAGTCGTTGCCCGACGCCGTCGCCGGATACCAGTGGCTTCGAAACGGTTGAATCGGGAGCTTGCCGAAACGGCTGCCGCCGGGCACCCTCCGGCGGCAAGCCGCCATTCGGCGGCCGAGGCGTCCATTCACGGTCGCAGCCGGCCGTATTTGATCCGCCACTCCTCGCCTGGAAACCAGATGGCGAACTCGTGAATCGGAAGCGATGCTAGTATAATACGACAATTGCGAATTTGCGCCTGTGATTGGACGTTGGAAGGTAACCCCGCTGCATGCACCAAGCACGCCAGACTCGTCGCCAAGAGTTGATCGTCGAAGGCAGCCTGCATTTGCCGTTGTCGCTGTTCGATTTCGAGAAGTTCCGCCGCTGGCGGCATAGTCACCGCTGTCCAGACCGGATCCGGGCCTCGTATCTGGGCGGCATGGTCTATATCGAAACCGGCTTCGACTGGTCGATGCACTATTGGAATGGCCACGGACCGGATGATGAACCGCCTCCTGAACTGGAAAAGGAACCTTGCTTCTGCATCGACGGTTGGTTCTACGTGCCCTCCACGGCGTTCGAGCTGGAAGGTTTCCGCGATTGGATTCACTCCGATTGGTTCCCGGAAAAGGTCAAAGCAACCTTCATCGATGGGTCGATCGAGGTGCATGGGGGCCGGGAAGAAATCGAGTCACACGGCAAGCCGAAAGTCGAACTGATCGCCGTCCTTGGCCGGTTCATCAAGCGCCACGCCTTGGGCGATTTGTTTGCGGGA belongs to Pirellulales bacterium and includes:
- a CDS encoding Uma2 family endonuclease; this encodes MHQARQTRRQELIVEGSLHLPLSLFDFEKFRRWRHSHRCPDRIRASYLGGMVYIETGFDWSMHYWNGHGPDDEPPPELEKEPCFCIDGWFYVPSTAFELEGFRDWIHSDWFPEKVKATFIDGSIEVHGGREEIESHGKPKVELIAVLGRFIKRHALGDLFAGATVVWPPADLSTNPDLVYCSYDGYRSGRVRQNERVQESERFVELVGAPDLMVEVVSTSSTGKDKHRLRRKYFVAGIPEYWIVDARSKKEIRFQLLVRGEKDYEAVEPDEDGYRFSPVFQRRFRIARRTNPVGHYDYRLLTRKSEAK
- a CDS encoding DUF3102 domain-containing protein, whose product is MHDEITPRENPLSDREERLAQLAELANQAHDQMVACARQAVAHALAAGKALLEAKDLCDKGAWTKWLADHFRGSKRTARGYMRLATHWDQVGGDRQSVAGLNYTEATRLITGLACSDGRANGPTRSAAEKRAAAVARPQTELSRLTQSDQNAGESSLPVPASGRQFALLVHLLRQVVAELRRLAQSSHDGSYARHLLKNLESLPDAVAGYQWLRNG
- a CDS encoding carboxypeptidase-like regulatory domain-containing protein, giving the protein MIPLISSLNRAAAISWLYVLNASWQAVVGLAALSAVQADDGDAVISGVVMDAADQPVAGATVWLLGGQWDDEVLQRRAEATTDQNGRFAFRQFTADELFKPARGEQLPGLMARDERRRLGWADNLRTPNAKNARLKLHEVADFHGELLGPSGKPIAGATVRPHRLSALSIRDRGFDSISLAADLAREWQTKTAADGAFTLPNVPVDGSLTATIVAAGYGNPKVRWDLDKNVSLRLERAGGIAGSIELPEGVDRPEKLTLDLRRQNEPRDEEEPFRLYYYTSAAVTDEGRFEFRDVPPGVYVVSLQQYGQSPVYGEPTAPITVPAGGRVADVKLPLKRAVAVRGIAVDNRDKKPVKGVTLRFNTVESSVRRPYGADETTDENGRFAAYVRPGKLLIEPWLTPPGFLPARGDDPPEPIDAEHDIEPIVEIERAVEVRGVVVDENRKPVPDAELHLIVPRRGFRYDPPTIAHADASGAFVLQDVDPADNLPLRARSATAVTDGFVLLAPEQLLGPIRLVVGEADVCRLVGRVLDESGSPLTHVRVGLSANRAYESQRISMRGLSTTVFVEAVFTDDNGHFVSGPLWPRDSYQASVMVDGYGRAESKRLVGKAGETIDVGAIVLRRNDGFVAGSIVDSSGKPVDGVTVFNSGDGLQPANMLTDATGRFRLQGLFGGPVYVFARKPGYRFTGLRTTSGTGDVELALLRDDEPPPNGQPAALPGDATDREQLARWMLEQFWAVARQNNKWLLIRYMARIDPDQAANWSAQLGGRYEGEVTIGLCERIEDLSHDPNMRLDVDDALAAIAGLNDSRAVRLLIELADQSLPRHREDSLRFSEEALLRVRKLQPPHRVYTTAQVGNLLTQLGRAEAGQKLLGEAADAAEQLTADGAAAFARGMVARELARYDLPRAKKLIGPISAEAGKARYLSWLAEALAERELNQALALVAQIRGDSNAESLANQTRMKIAYRVAAARPDDALRVVEAMEGYGA